From a region of the Sporosarcina ureilytica genome:
- a CDS encoding 1,4-dihydroxy-2-naphthoate polyprenyltransferase, with product MQQTIKADEGWRIWWQLTRPHTLTAAFAPVFLGTMIALTYGTGPLHIMLFLAMLIASILIQMATNMFNEYYDFKRGLDTEESIGIGGAIVRNGVKPKTVLNLAFLLYGISIFIGIYICMQTSWLLAVVGIVSMLIGYFYTGGPYPIAYTPFGELVSGVVMGMLLILIAFYIQTGTVTAHAILLSIPSMLLVAAIMMSNNIRDLEGDKRSGRKTLAILVGRANAITILMLFFLISYVWIIGLILFGQLTFWAILVLLSVRKPIKAILTFRKYTQPLQVMPAMKETAVTNTVFGLLLGIGILFGYLFS from the coding sequence TTGCAACAAACTATAAAAGCCGATGAAGGTTGGCGCATTTGGTGGCAACTTACACGTCCACATACATTGACAGCCGCTTTTGCTCCCGTCTTCCTTGGAACAATGATTGCGTTAACATACGGTACCGGTCCGCTACATATTATGCTATTTTTAGCCATGCTAATCGCAAGTATTTTAATTCAAATGGCAACGAATATGTTTAATGAATACTACGATTTTAAACGGGGACTTGATACGGAGGAATCTATTGGAATTGGTGGGGCAATCGTACGAAATGGTGTAAAACCAAAAACAGTCCTTAACCTTGCATTTCTACTTTACGGCATTTCAATTTTTATCGGGATATACATATGTATGCAAACATCTTGGCTACTTGCTGTTGTGGGTATCGTTTCTATGCTTATAGGGTACTTTTATACTGGTGGTCCATACCCAATCGCGTACACACCTTTTGGCGAGCTCGTATCGGGTGTTGTGATGGGTATGCTGCTAATCCTAATCGCATTCTATATCCAAACAGGTACGGTGACAGCACATGCTATCCTGTTATCAATACCAAGTATGCTATTAGTCGCAGCAATTATGATGTCGAATAATATTCGCGATTTGGAAGGCGATAAAAGAAGCGGCAGAAAAACGCTGGCCATTCTTGTAGGACGTGCCAATGCCATTACAATTTTAATGTTGTTTTTCCTAATTTCTTATGTCTGGATAATCGGCCTTATCCTGTTTGGCCAATTAACATTTTGGGCTATACTCGTTTTACTAAGTGTTCGTAAACCTATCAAGGCAATTTTAACATTTAGAAAGTACACACAACCACTACAAGTTATGCCTGCAATGAAAGAAACAGCCGTAACAAATACAGTATTCGGTTTATTACTCGGTATTGGCATTTTATTCGGTTATTTATTTTCATAA
- a CDS encoding isochorismate synthase: protein MGHKITIPWPEQIVTEETHLRFFTETIEVGRISPLAFLEAGQARYSDEHFYWQNANQTLTIVGLGHAQVLESHCVEEHFSDIKKRWEEICSGLIKEEKDKAPVLFGGFSFDPKNTRESEWSKFPNAYFVLPSFQLMTKNGHTFILINLVTTNHHAAEEFEKLRVERDQLIHKAQLNDFIPASKPTVESLDEIEKERYKKAVQNVTSQIQNGEADKVVVARSVKLNFKEPVSGVTALHHIANEQQESYHFGLQKGEQLFFGATPERLIEIENGQAYSACVAGSIKRGETAEEDRILGEELLSDRKNRDEHQYVVDMISTVFDEFCTNVSIPKEPKLMKIRDIQHLFTPVEASVDKEKSIFEFVQALHPTPALGGVPTNKSMDMIREEEQMDRGYYAAPIGWTDTEGNGEFAVAIRSALLEEEQAYLYAGGGIVANSEVEKEYEETWIKFRPVLRALGGQLHDK, encoded by the coding sequence ATGGGTCATAAAATAACGATTCCTTGGCCAGAACAAATAGTAACCGAGGAAACGCATTTACGTTTTTTTACGGAAACAATTGAAGTAGGGCGTATTTCGCCACTAGCTTTTTTAGAGGCGGGACAAGCGCGTTATTCAGATGAACATTTTTATTGGCAAAACGCAAACCAAACGTTGACGATTGTCGGTTTGGGACATGCACAAGTGTTAGAAAGTCATTGTGTAGAAGAACATTTTTCAGATATAAAGAAACGATGGGAAGAAATCTGCAGTGGGCTGATTAAGGAAGAGAAGGATAAAGCACCCGTATTGTTTGGCGGCTTTTCTTTTGATCCTAAAAATACGCGTGAGTCAGAATGGTCAAAGTTTCCAAATGCTTATTTCGTATTGCCATCGTTTCAATTAATGACAAAAAACGGTCACACATTTATTTTAATAAATTTAGTTACAACAAATCATCATGCAGCGGAAGAGTTTGAAAAGTTACGAGTTGAACGAGATCAACTTATACATAAGGCTCAGCTTAATGATTTTATTCCTGCTTCAAAGCCAACAGTTGAATCATTAGACGAAATCGAAAAAGAACGTTATAAGAAAGCAGTTCAAAATGTTACGTCACAAATTCAAAATGGTGAAGCAGATAAAGTAGTCGTTGCACGTTCTGTTAAATTAAACTTTAAGGAACCTGTATCGGGCGTTACTGCACTTCACCATATAGCGAATGAACAACAAGAAAGTTACCATTTTGGATTGCAAAAAGGTGAACAATTATTTTTTGGTGCAACACCTGAAAGATTAATTGAAATTGAGAATGGACAAGCTTATTCAGCATGTGTTGCTGGATCGATTAAACGGGGTGAAACAGCCGAGGAAGATCGGATATTGGGTGAAGAATTACTGTCTGATCGTAAAAATAGGGATGAACATCAGTATGTAGTTGATATGATTTCAACGGTATTCGATGAGTTCTGTACCAATGTTTCAATACCGAAAGAACCAAAGCTCATGAAGATACGAGATATTCAACATCTGTTTACGCCTGTAGAGGCATCAGTAGATAAAGAGAAAAGTATTTTTGAGTTTGTTCAGGCACTTCATCCGACACCGGCGCTAGGGGGGGTTCCGACTAATAAATCAATGGATATGATTAGAGAGGAAGAACAAATGGACCGGGGCTATTATGCCGCACCAATCGGTTGGACTGACACGGAAGGGAACGGAGAATTCGCGGTTGCCATACGTTCTGCCTTATTGGAAGAAGAACAAGCATACTTGTATGCCGGCGGCGGAATTGTGGCAAATTCGGAAGTTGAAAAAGAGTATGAGGAAACATGGATAAAATTCAGACCAGTTTTACGTGCGCTTGGGGGACAATTACATGACAAATAA
- the menD gene encoding 2-succinyl-5-enolpyruvyl-6-hydroxy-3-cyclohexene-1-carboxylic-acid synthase has protein sequence MTNKSVLTNYVGRITSALKNAGVQSVVISPGSRSTPLAYAFALTKSFDVYTQIDERSAGFFALGLAKASRKPVVLLCTSGTAASNYFPAITEAHYSRIPLIAITADRPHELREVGAPQAIDQIRLYGEHVKLSVDFPLAENNADIDDFIERNVQRTVSVALTEPMGPIHLNIPFREPLLIDMDMELPTLSFKKQFMATPSLDAATTRQIETILETSEQGLIIVGELASQLDKVSFWAFAKALNWPVLCDPLSNLRTEIPEDCIDLCIDQYDALLKSEEFGKSVLPKTVIRFGAQPVSKPLSIYLKKHRPSNYLVVDENPQFRDSLGVVTHHIQSPVEAVLQVRVEKERYAYTNRWIEANELLSSMLDEYTPTANDEGTYAQVLFEHLPDGDDLISGSSMPIRDVDTFFRKTKRDIQIFANRGTNGIDGVVSTALGIQADRKRPTWLLIGDLSFLHDVNGLIATRFHESDLTIVIMNNDGGGIFSFLPQATVPSHFEDLFGTPTGLTFEHIAAMYGAQYASITTVESFNEELARKKERPLRIIEVFTNRQENVDAHRQLWNKMVKRLENGD, from the coding sequence ATGACAAATAAAAGCGTTTTAACGAATTATGTAGGTCGCATAACAAGTGCTTTAAAAAATGCGGGTGTCCAATCGGTCGTTATCAGTCCTGGCTCTCGTTCAACGCCACTTGCGTATGCTTTTGCATTAACAAAATCATTTGATGTCTATACACAAATTGATGAGCGTTCAGCAGGTTTTTTTGCACTTGGGTTAGCGAAAGCCTCAAGAAAGCCTGTCGTGCTTCTATGTACGTCTGGAACGGCCGCATCTAATTATTTTCCTGCGATTACAGAGGCACATTATTCACGGATTCCACTGATTGCGATTACGGCAGATCGTCCGCATGAACTAAGGGAAGTAGGGGCACCGCAAGCAATTGATCAAATACGACTTTACGGTGAACATGTGAAACTAAGTGTCGATTTTCCATTAGCTGAAAACAATGCGGACATCGATGATTTTATTGAACGAAATGTACAGCGTACTGTATCTGTTGCGTTAACTGAACCGATGGGACCGATTCATTTAAATATACCGTTTAGGGAACCGCTTCTTATCGACATGGATATGGAACTGCCAACATTGTCTTTCAAAAAACAATTTATGGCGACACCTTCATTAGATGCAGCTACTACACGTCAAATTGAAACGATTTTGGAAACGTCTGAACAGGGGCTCATCATTGTTGGGGAGTTAGCGTCTCAATTGGATAAAGTGTCATTTTGGGCTTTTGCAAAGGCGTTAAATTGGCCCGTATTATGTGACCCATTGTCTAATCTGCGGACCGAAATTCCAGAAGACTGTATCGATTTATGTATTGATCAATATGATGCGCTATTAAAAAGTGAAGAATTTGGTAAATCCGTACTTCCTAAGACAGTCATACGATTCGGAGCACAACCGGTTTCTAAGCCACTATCAATTTATTTGAAAAAGCATCGTCCATCTAATTATCTGGTCGTTGATGAAAACCCGCAGTTCCGAGACTCTTTGGGTGTCGTGACCCATCATATTCAATCGCCTGTGGAAGCTGTACTCCAAGTGCGAGTAGAAAAAGAACGATACGCTTATACAAATCGGTGGATTGAAGCAAACGAGTTATTATCGTCCATGCTAGATGAATATACGCCTACTGCTAATGACGAAGGGACATATGCTCAGGTATTATTTGAACATTTACCGGATGGTGATGATTTAATCAGTGGAAGCAGTATGCCAATTCGTGACGTAGATACATTTTTTAGAAAGACTAAAAGGGACATTCAGATCTTTGCTAATCGTGGTACAAATGGAATTGATGGTGTTGTTTCGACTGCGCTCGGCATTCAGGCAGACCGTAAACGCCCAACTTGGTTATTAATTGGAGACTTATCTTTCTTGCATGACGTGAACGGATTAATAGCCACCAGATTCCATGAATCGGATTTAACGATTGTCATAATGAATAATGACGGTGGGGGAATATTTTCATTTCTACCGCAGGCCACAGTCCCATCTCATTTCGAAGACCTGTTTGGGACACCGACTGGATTAACATTTGAGCATATTGCTGCTATGTACGGAGCGCAGTATGCGTCGATTACAACAGTTGAGTCGTTTAATGAGGAATTGGCGAGAAAGAAAGAAAGACCGCTGCGAATCATTGAAGTATTTACAAATCGCCAAGAAAATGTCGATGCGCATCGTCAGTTGTGGAATAAAATGGTGAAAAGGTTGGAAAACGGTGATTGA
- the menH gene encoding 2-succinyl-6-hydroxy-2,4-cyclohexadiene-1-carboxylate synthase, with product MIEQNVMIRGQQIHVKMTGDASLPIIVFLHGFTGSSSTWIEVMDRLKGRFKMVAVDLTGHGKTAAPSEPSRYTMEEQVKDLEELFSTLNLKTFSLVGYSMGGRIALAYTETYPEHVQTLILESASPGLKTEQERQARREADLRLAHRITEQGIQQFVSFWENIPLFESQKQMSTERQQKVGTERLAQREVGLSNSLIGIGTGSQPSLWDSIRTIRVPVLFVTGEIDKKFVNIAREMNALIPKAIHKTVKNAGHAIHVEKPTLFATMVGEHVKKQKI from the coding sequence GTGATTGAACAAAATGTAATGATTCGTGGACAGCAAATTCATGTAAAAATGACAGGTGATGCATCTTTACCAATTATTGTCTTTTTACACGGTTTTACAGGTTCATCCTCGACATGGATAGAAGTGATGGATAGGTTAAAAGGTCGCTTTAAGATGGTAGCTGTTGACTTGACTGGACATGGTAAAACCGCTGCGCCTTCGGAACCTAGTCGATATACGATGGAAGAACAAGTGAAAGATTTAGAGGAATTATTTTCAACATTGAATTTGAAGACTTTTTCACTTGTCGGCTATTCGATGGGCGGACGAATTGCGCTTGCTTATACGGAAACATATCCAGAACATGTACAAACATTAATATTAGAAAGCGCATCGCCTGGATTAAAAACGGAGCAAGAACGCCAAGCGCGAAGAGAGGCGGATTTACGACTTGCTCATCGAATAACAGAACAAGGAATTCAGCAGTTCGTATCGTTTTGGGAGAATATCCCTTTATTTGAATCACAAAAACAAATGTCGACAGAACGACAACAAAAAGTGGGAACTGAACGACTTGCCCAAAGAGAAGTGGGGCTATCAAATAGTTTAATTGGCATCGGCACAGGAAGCCAGCCTTCTTTATGGGATTCGATTCGAACGATACGTGTCCCTGTCTTATTTGTTACAGGCGAAATCGACAAGAAATTTGTTAATATTGCCCGGGAAATGAATGCGCTCATTCCAAAAGCGATTCATAAGACGGTGAAAAATGCGGGACATGCAATTCATGTGGAAAAACCTACTTTATTTGCTACAATGGTAGGGGAACATGTAAAAAAACAGAAGATTTAG
- the menB gene encoding 1,4-dihydroxy-2-naphthoyl-CoA synthase produces MTRQWETIRTYEDIKYEKYNGIAKVTINRPEVRNAFRPKTVMELIDAFSRARDDDSIGVIVLTGEGEKAFCSGGDQSVRGHGGYVGEDEIPRLNVLDLQRLIRVIPKPVVAMVAGYAIGGGHVLHVVCDLTIAADNAIFGQTGPKVGSFDAGYGSGYLARIIGHKKAREIWYLCRQYNAEEALDMGLVNTVVPYEQLEDETVQWCEEMLEKSPTALRFVKAAMNADTDGLAGLQQMAGDATLLYYTTDEAKEGRDAFKEKRKPDFGQFPRFP; encoded by the coding sequence TTGACGCGTCAATGGGAAACAATTCGTACATATGAAGATATTAAGTATGAAAAATACAATGGTATTGCAAAAGTTACGATTAACCGTCCAGAAGTTCGAAATGCATTTCGTCCAAAAACAGTGATGGAATTGATTGATGCTTTTTCACGTGCACGTGATGATGACAGCATCGGCGTTATCGTTCTAACAGGTGAAGGGGAAAAGGCGTTTTGTTCGGGTGGTGACCAATCAGTTCGTGGTCATGGTGGCTACGTCGGAGAAGATGAAATTCCACGTCTGAACGTACTAGACCTACAACGATTAATCCGTGTAATTCCAAAACCAGTTGTAGCGATGGTCGCAGGTTATGCAATTGGCGGCGGACACGTGCTTCACGTTGTTTGTGATTTAACGATTGCTGCGGATAATGCGATTTTCGGTCAAACTGGACCAAAAGTTGGTTCATTTGACGCTGGTTACGGCTCAGGATATTTAGCACGTATTATTGGACATAAAAAAGCGCGTGAGATTTGGTACTTATGCCGTCAATACAATGCTGAGGAAGCACTTGACATGGGCTTAGTTAACACGGTCGTTCCTTACGAGCAGCTAGAAGATGAAACGGTTCAATGGTGTGAAGAAATGCTTGAGAAGAGCCCAACAGCCCTTCGTTTTGTTAAAGCAGCAATGAATGCTGACACAGACGGGCTAGCTGGTTTACAGCAAATGGCTGGAGATGCAACATTACTTTATTACACAACAGATGAAGCGAAAGAAGGACGAGATGCGTTTAAAGAAAAACGTAAACCGGACTTTGGACAATTCCCACGCTTCCCTTAA
- a CDS encoding o-succinylbenzoate--CoA ligase produces MIPNWLMQRVYLTPNKIALSYEKESWTFKQLHQVSMRYARQLKTNQLQSGDRIALLGASNVEMVFMIHACLLAGIEIVMLNNRLTDLEIDWQIEDAEVKAVLFADEFEAKIKSNKMDKISFSTVTQSRESPFGIEENWSPDQTVTIMYTSGTTGFPKGVRQTVNNHTSSALSSVLNLGLEENDVWLCTMPLFHISGFSILVRSVLYGMEVRLYEKFDAKKVAREIYEGTITRMSVVSVMLNQILLELERQEKTAHASFKTMLAGGGSIPIDYLKRANACRIPILQTYGMTETSSQTATLSANDALRKIGSAGKPLFFNQIKIKGATRAKEHGEVFIRGPHVTPGYIGRFQENSPLIDGWLPTGDIGYLDEEGYLYIVDRRSDLIISGGENIYPAEIENVLAAHPKVHEVGVCGKEHPKWGQTPVAFVVVSEKVEAEELMKYCEGQLAKYKVPSDIIFIESLPRNASNKLLRRELKQWLSQQ; encoded by the coding sequence ATGATACCTAATTGGCTTATGCAGCGGGTTTATTTAACGCCAAATAAAATTGCGCTCTCTTATGAGAAAGAGTCGTGGACATTCAAACAATTACATCAAGTTTCCATGCGCTACGCACGACAACTCAAAACGAATCAACTACAATCCGGTGATCGAATTGCTTTGCTCGGTGCATCGAATGTTGAGATGGTCTTTATGATTCACGCTTGTCTACTCGCGGGAATTGAAATTGTCATGTTAAATAACCGATTGACAGACCTAGAAATCGATTGGCAAATAGAAGATGCTGAAGTAAAAGCAGTGCTATTTGCAGATGAGTTTGAAGCGAAAATCAAAAGTAATAAAATGGATAAAATTTCATTTTCAACAGTTACTCAAAGTAGAGAAAGTCCATTTGGAATAGAGGAAAACTGGTCGCCCGATCAAACGGTTACGATTATGTATACGTCTGGTACAACAGGATTTCCAAAAGGCGTCCGCCAAACGGTAAATAACCATACATCAAGTGCGCTTTCATCCGTCTTAAATCTTGGACTTGAAGAGAATGATGTCTGGCTATGTACAATGCCATTATTTCACATTAGCGGTTTTTCGATATTAGTTCGATCAGTTTTATATGGGATGGAAGTTCGGTTATACGAAAAATTTGACGCAAAAAAAGTTGCGAGAGAGATTTATGAAGGAACAATCACGCGAATGTCGGTCGTTTCGGTCATGTTAAACCAAATTCTCCTAGAACTAGAGCGACAAGAAAAAACGGCGCATGCTTCATTTAAAACAATGCTTGCTGGTGGCGGTTCGATTCCGATTGATTATTTAAAGCGCGCGAATGCATGCCGTATCCCAATCCTTCAAACGTATGGGATGACAGAAACGAGTTCTCAAACTGCAACACTTTCCGCAAATGATGCTTTACGTAAAATTGGGTCAGCAGGAAAACCTCTTTTCTTCAATCAAATTAAAATAAAAGGTGCTACGAGAGCAAAGGAGCACGGTGAAGTATTCATTCGGGGTCCTCATGTAACACCAGGCTATATTGGAAGGTTTCAAGAAAATAGTCCGCTTATAGACGGGTGGCTTCCGACCGGTGATATCGGTTATTTAGATGAAGAAGGATATTTATATATCGTTGATAGACGATCTGATCTAATCATTTCAGGCGGGGAAAATATTTACCCAGCTGAAATCGAAAACGTACTCGCCGCTCATCCAAAAGTGCACGAAGTCGGTGTTTGTGGAAAAGAACATCCAAAATGGGGGCAAACTCCAGTTGCTTTTGTTGTCGTTTCTGAAAAAGTCGAGGCGGAGGAACTCATGAAATATTGCGAAGGACAACTTGCAAAATATAAAGTGCCATCCGATATTATTTTTATAGAATCATTACCTCGTAATGCATCAAATAAACTGTTGAGACGGGAGTTAAAACAATGGTTGTCTCAACAATAA
- the menC gene encoding o-succinylbenzoate synthase — protein sequence MVVSTIKEIRLHRLSIPLKNPFSTHLQTVQERESIVLEMVDETGAIGLGECVAFSSPWYTEETVQTCWDALENWLVPSILNQQMTHPSTLLNRMKHVKGNRMAKAAIDLAAWDLFSKRKEVPLWQGIDGVRQEIDAGVVLTGAIDESMYEQIERAMQTGYKRVKLKIDKATEPEALEKLIRFYPSVSFFGDANGLFSKLGLQALQSFDLVGLTLIEQPFGEDEWALHHQANRRMKTPIALDESIRSVTDVERMIEIEAGKIIVLKPGRVGGISEAIQIHDLAVQHRIPVWIGGMIELGISKAHNLALASLSQMTLPGDFSASNHFWHEDIVSPTIDVNNGTITLSEKPGIGYDIDAENIEKFRIDYRIFT from the coding sequence ATGGTTGTCTCAACAATAAAAGAAATCCGTCTACATCGTCTATCGATTCCTTTGAAAAATCCATTTTCGACACATTTACAAACTGTACAAGAAAGAGAAAGTATTGTGTTAGAAATGGTTGATGAAACAGGTGCAATTGGGTTAGGTGAATGCGTAGCTTTTTCCTCACCTTGGTATACGGAAGAGACTGTACAAACTTGTTGGGATGCACTAGAAAATTGGCTCGTTCCATCTATTCTAAATCAACAAATGACACATCCGTCTACATTGCTCAATCGTATGAAACATGTGAAAGGGAATCGTATGGCGAAAGCGGCCATTGACTTGGCAGCTTGGGATTTATTCTCCAAAAGAAAAGAAGTACCGTTATGGCAAGGTATCGATGGTGTACGACAGGAAATTGATGCGGGTGTTGTGTTAACTGGTGCAATTGATGAGAGCATGTATGAGCAAATAGAACGAGCCATGCAAACGGGGTACAAACGAGTGAAGTTGAAAATTGATAAGGCAACAGAACCGGAAGCGCTTGAAAAACTGATACGATTTTATCCTTCCGTCTCATTTTTTGGCGATGCCAATGGGCTTTTTTCTAAACTTGGCTTACAAGCCTTACAATCGTTTGATCTTGTTGGTTTAACCTTAATTGAACAACCTTTTGGAGAGGATGAGTGGGCGCTTCATCATCAGGCGAATAGACGAATGAAAACGCCAATTGCTTTAGATGAAAGTATTCGTTCTGTGACGGACGTAGAACGGATGATTGAGATCGAAGCTGGCAAGATAATCGTATTGAAACCTGGGCGTGTCGGTGGGATAAGTGAAGCAATTCAAATTCATGACTTGGCTGTTCAGCATCGTATTCCCGTTTGGATTGGGGGGATGATTGAACTAGGCATCTCAAAAGCACATAATTTAGCACTTGCTTCACTTTCACAAATGACGTTACCTGGTGATTTTAGTGCGTCCAATCATTTTTGGCATGAAGATATTGTTTCCCCAACAATTGATGTCAATAATGGCACAATAACATTATCGGAAAAGCCAGGTATCGGTTATGACATTGATGCAGAGAACATCGAAAAGTTTCGGATAGATTATCGTATTTTTACGTAA
- a CDS encoding metal ABC transporter solute-binding protein, Zn/Mn family — protein MYKKTLFIVSLLFIFVLAGCTNNKKVEDDDTVQIYTTVYPLQYFAERIGGDAVSVKTIYPPGSDEHTFDPTQKDMIALADADLFFYIGLGLEGFVENAEKTLKNEHVKMVATAEAITEDMLGDTHDHDHNDEHGDDHHDHGEFDPHVWISPVLSDALAFSVKEALVEVSPENKEQFEENFEALRNDLLKLDREFIQMTSEVPSKTFFVSHAAFGYIADTYGLEQIAVAGLNSQSEPSQKQLAQLVEYAKEQEIQYVLFEQNVSSKLTDVIRKEIGAESLTMHNLGVLTTEDIKNEEDYFTLMERNIEVLRKALGRE, from the coding sequence ATGTACAAGAAAACGCTCTTTATCGTTTCCTTATTATTCATTTTTGTATTAGCTGGTTGTACAAACAATAAAAAAGTTGAAGATGACGACACAGTGCAAATTTACACAACTGTTTATCCACTACAATATTTTGCTGAAAGAATTGGCGGAGATGCCGTTTCTGTCAAAACGATTTATCCACCTGGTTCTGACGAGCATACGTTTGACCCAACTCAAAAAGATATGATCGCTTTGGCAGATGCTGATTTGTTTTTCTATATCGGGTTAGGTCTTGAAGGTTTTGTAGAAAATGCCGAAAAAACATTAAAAAATGAGCATGTCAAAATGGTAGCAACTGCCGAGGCGATTACGGAAGACATGTTAGGTGATACTCATGACCATGACCATAATGACGAGCACGGGGATGATCACCATGATCACGGTGAGTTTGATCCACATGTTTGGATTTCGCCGGTATTAAGCGATGCGCTTGCTTTTTCTGTAAAAGAAGCGTTAGTGGAAGTTTCACCAGAAAATAAAGAACAATTTGAAGAAAACTTTGAAGCGTTGCGCAATGACTTGTTGAAACTTGATCGAGAATTTATCCAAATGACATCTGAAGTACCGTCAAAGACGTTTTTTGTTTCTCATGCAGCTTTTGGTTATATTGCAGATACATACGGCCTTGAACAAATTGCCGTCGCAGGTTTAAACTCACAAAGTGAACCTTCTCAAAAACAACTTGCACAATTAGTTGAATATGCGAAGGAACAAGAAATTCAATATGTGCTATTTGAACAAAATGTTTCTTCCAAGTTAACAGACGTCATTCGAAAAGAAATTGGTGCCGAATCACTCACTATGCATAACTTAGGTGTGTTAACGACGGAAGACATAAAAAATGAAGAAGATTATTTTACATTAATGGAGCGTAATATTGAGGTATTAAGAAAAGCATTAGGCAGGGAGTAA
- the yidD gene encoding membrane protein insertion efficiency factor YidD, giving the protein MKKILLSIIKFYQKAISPLTPPTCRFHPTCSQYGFEAIETHGALKGSWLAVRRISKCHPFHEGGYDPVPDKNSNDKL; this is encoded by the coding sequence ATGAAAAAAATATTACTATCTATCATTAAATTTTATCAAAAAGCGATTTCACCATTAACGCCCCCAACATGTCGTTTCCATCCGACTTGTTCACAATATGGATTTGAGGCCATTGAAACACACGGTGCATTAAAAGGCTCTTGGCTGGCAGTTCGTCGTATTTCAAAATGCCACCCTTTTCACGAAGGTGGATATGACCCCGTTCCGGATAAAAATTCAAACGATAAACTTTAA
- a CDS encoding Dps family protein translates to MSKDLITEMNTQVSTWSVMYTKLHNYHWYVKGHQFFTLHEKFEELYNEATAHMDEIAERILTLGSNPVATLKEHLEQSVVKEATGNENADEMVRTIANDFGEIMNSLKKGMDLAADAGDDMTEDLLNATYQSIEKHQWMLNAFLGEDNR, encoded by the coding sequence ATGTCAAAAGATTTAATTACTGAAATGAATACACAAGTATCTACATGGTCAGTGATGTATACGAAACTGCATAATTACCACTGGTATGTAAAAGGCCACCAATTTTTCACTTTACATGAGAAGTTTGAAGAACTTTATAATGAAGCAACTGCACATATGGATGAAATTGCTGAAAGAATTTTGACATTAGGCAGTAATCCGGTTGCAACACTTAAGGAACATCTTGAACAATCCGTGGTAAAAGAAGCAACTGGCAATGAAAATGCAGATGAAATGGTAAGAACAATTGCAAACGACTTTGGCGAGATTATGAATTCATTAAAGAAAGGCATGGATTTAGCTGCTGACGCTGGTGACGATATGACTGAGGATTTACTAAATGCGACTTATCAAAGCATTGAAAAGCACCAGTGGATGTTGAATGCTTTCTTAGGAGAAGACAATCGTTAA
- a CDS encoding putative motility protein, with the protein MELSSIMASQLRSLQSAVQMSVLNQSLKLNTSAATEMLDSLPNQASVAHPHKGAAIDVKV; encoded by the coding sequence ATGGAGTTAAGTTCTATTATGGCCAGTCAATTAAGAAGTTTGCAATCGGCTGTCCAAATGAGCGTTTTGAATCAATCACTAAAACTGAACACTTCTGCAGCGACTGAAATGTTAGATAGCCTACCAAATCAGGCGAGTGTTGCCCATCCTCATAAAGGTGCTGCAATCGATGTAAAAGTGTGA
- a CDS encoding transposase, whose amino-acid sequence MPKRKLYISVTDQRVYHYPDDAPWEFEIAVEPEFVRIFHRLFEQVNRLEFRNFLRSHLPYVPYHYDSDNHDIDLRTKKVYAIIHEFSDKPTKRFIESLPYFR is encoded by the coding sequence ATGCCGAAACGAAAGTTGTATATATCCGTCACGGATCAACGTGTGTATCACTACCCAGACGATGCGCCGTGGGAATTTGAAATTGCGGTCGAACCAGAATTTGTACGGATTTTCCATCGTTTATTTGAACAAGTGAATAGACTTGAATTTAGAAACTTTTTACGTTCACATTTACCTTATGTTCCGTATCATTATGACAGCGATAATCACGATATTGATTTGCGCACAAAGAAAGTGTATGCGATTATCCATGAATTTTCCGATAAACCGACGAAACGATTTATTGAAAGTTTACCTTATTTTCGTTGA